In Brachyhypopomus gauderio isolate BG-103 chromosome 11, BGAUD_0.2, whole genome shotgun sequence, a single genomic region encodes these proteins:
- the LOC143527683 gene encoding galactose-specific lectin nattectin-like isoform X1, which translates to MAIWKVSLLLCLVLTGGTVLSQGGTEISQETLSCPYRWTLYGQRCYRFFSSYVTWAEAESTCLRHGGNLASVHTISEYKFLQNLIKEMSDTFRVTWIGGNDALKEGQWFWSDGTEMNFYYWSTNQPDNYLNNEDCMQMNVGDDLKMNDCICYMSYPFVCKKRRYARI; encoded by the exons ATGGCAATCTGGAAGGTGTCCCTGCTCCTCTGTCTTGTACTTACTG GAGGAACAGTATTATCCCAAG GAGGAACAGAAATATCCCAAG AGACTCTTTCTTGTCCCTATCGCTGGACTCTGTATGGACAGAGATGTTACAGGTTTTTTAGTTCCTATGTCACATGGGCTGAAGCTGAG AGTACCTGTTTGAGACATGGTGGCAACCTGGCTTCAGTACACACCATTTCAGAGTACAAGTTTTTACAAAATCTTATCAAAGAAATGTCTGACACTTTCCGTGTAACCTGGATAGGTGGCAATGATGCTTTGAAA GAAGGACAATGGTTTTGGAGCGATGGAACCGAAATGAACTTCTACTATTGGAGCACTAATCAGCCTGATAACTACTTGAATAATGAAGACTGCATGCAAATGAATGTTGGAG atgacctgaaaatgaatgactgtaTTTGTTACATGAGTTATCCATTTGTGTGTAAGAAGCGACGGTACGCAAGGATCTAA
- the LOC143527683 gene encoding galactose-specific lectin nattectin-like isoform X2, translated as MAIWKVSLLLCLVLTGGTVLSQETLSCPYRWTLYGQRCYRFFSSYVTWAEAESTCLRHGGNLASVHTISEYKFLQNLIKEMSDTFRVTWIGGNDALKEGQWFWSDGTEMNFYYWSTNQPDNYLNNEDCMQMNVGDDLKMNDCICYMSYPFVCKKRRYARI; from the exons ATGGCAATCTGGAAGGTGTCCCTGCTCCTCTGTCTTGTACTTACTG GAGGAACAGTATTATCCCAAG AGACTCTTTCTTGTCCCTATCGCTGGACTCTGTATGGACAGAGATGTTACAGGTTTTTTAGTTCCTATGTCACATGGGCTGAAGCTGAG AGTACCTGTTTGAGACATGGTGGCAACCTGGCTTCAGTACACACCATTTCAGAGTACAAGTTTTTACAAAATCTTATCAAAGAAATGTCTGACACTTTCCGTGTAACCTGGATAGGTGGCAATGATGCTTTGAAA GAAGGACAATGGTTTTGGAGCGATGGAACCGAAATGAACTTCTACTATTGGAGCACTAATCAGCCTGATAACTACTTGAATAATGAAGACTGCATGCAAATGAATGTTGGAG atgacctgaaaatgaatgactgtaTTTGTTACATGAGTTATCCATTTGTGTGTAAGAAGCGACGGTACGCAAGGATCTAA